A window of the Brumimicrobium sp. genome harbors these coding sequences:
- a CDS encoding TonB-dependent receptor translates to MQNILRISCALFLFFISTISLINAQKITISGRITDGKSGEDLFGATVVVKELSNTGASTNVYGFYSLTIPSGDYTLIYRYSGMENLEIHKNFSKDTTIHIELFTPKDVQQLEEVKITSQKGNHNITSSQMEVTRLTPDEIKTIPVIFGEQDIMKTLQLTPGVKGGGEGSSGFYVRGGGADQNLILLDESIVYNATHLMGFFSVFNSDAIKDVALYKSGIPAEYGGRASSVMDVYMRDGSLKNYSATGGIGLISSRLTVEGPIVKDKGSFIVSGRRSYADIFLKLSKQDMLKKTKLYFYDVNAKLNYKIGEKHRIYLSGYFGRDKFDFNKDFSLDWGNKTATLRWNAVISDKMFVNTSFIFSRFDYKFTVTHNELKIGMHSSITDYNLKQDYTYYINTNNTLKFGVVGIHHTFQPGSLEGDGLAYGVNEIKLKDRHGLELGAYIQNEQKIGNRIALMYGLRYSGFNYMGKGTTYEFDEEGNVTKDQDYKSWESIKYYHGLEPRASASFIITEATSIKLGYNRNFQYIHQLSNTTTSSPTDLYIPTSNNIKPQIGDQVALGFYYNFKKDEYQTSVETYYKWLQNQIDYKPMAELMLNETYENQLVYGKGRAYGIEFQVKKIKGKFTGWVNYTLSRALRKFDVIDEGAEFPARQDRIHDVNVVLMYSINKKLDVSASFVYYTGDAVTYPSAIYEIEGFKVPYIGKRNANRLPDYHRLDIGLTWYLKERKHFEHSLNFSIYNVYNRENAFSVRFTDDYKDNPKGNIEAVQTALFKIIPSITYNFKIK, encoded by the coding sequence ATGCAAAATATCCTAAGAATTAGTTGTGCGCTATTTCTTTTTTTCATTTCAACAATATCGCTAATCAACGCTCAAAAGATTACCATCAGTGGTAGGATTACCGATGGCAAAAGTGGTGAAGATTTATTTGGAGCAACTGTAGTTGTGAAAGAACTTTCAAATACAGGCGCTAGTACTAATGTATATGGCTTTTATTCCCTTACGATTCCATCTGGAGATTACACACTGATTTATCGCTATTCAGGAATGGAAAATTTAGAAATTCACAAGAATTTTTCTAAAGACACTACTATTCATATTGAATTATTTACCCCAAAAGATGTACAACAATTAGAAGAAGTGAAAATCACTTCCCAAAAAGGAAACCATAATATTACTTCCTCTCAAATGGAGGTGACCCGACTAACACCTGATGAAATCAAAACAATTCCTGTTATTTTTGGAGAACAAGACATTATGAAGACACTTCAACTTACGCCAGGCGTAAAAGGGGGAGGCGAAGGTAGTTCTGGTTTTTACGTGCGCGGTGGGGGTGCGGACCAAAATTTAATTCTTTTGGATGAATCTATTGTATATAATGCTACGCATTTAATGGGATTCTTCTCTGTATTTAACTCTGATGCGATAAAGGATGTTGCCCTTTATAAATCTGGAATTCCTGCTGAATACGGAGGAAGGGCTTCTTCTGTAATGGACGTATATATGCGTGATGGAAGTCTAAAAAATTATTCGGCCACAGGGGGAATAGGATTGATTTCTTCGCGACTAACCGTGGAAGGCCCTATAGTGAAAGATAAAGGATCTTTTATAGTATCGGGAAGAAGAAGTTATGCTGATATTTTCTTAAAACTTTCCAAACAAGATATGCTTAAGAAAACCAAACTTTACTTCTATGATGTGAATGCTAAATTGAACTATAAAATTGGCGAAAAGCACCGTATTTATTTGTCTGGATATTTTGGAAGAGATAAATTTGATTTTAATAAAGACTTCAGTTTGGATTGGGGAAATAAAACGGCAACTCTTAGGTGGAATGCTGTGATTAGTGACAAGATGTTTGTGAACACTTCCTTTATATTTAGTCGCTTCGATTACAAATTTACAGTTACCCATAATGAATTGAAAATAGGAATGCATTCGTCTATAACAGATTATAATCTAAAACAAGATTATACTTACTATATAAATACGAACAACACATTGAAATTTGGAGTAGTAGGAATACACCATACATTTCAGCCTGGCTCTTTAGAAGGAGATGGATTGGCTTATGGAGTAAATGAAATAAAACTAAAAGATAGACATGGACTAGAACTTGGCGCATATATCCAAAATGAACAAAAAATTGGAAATAGGATTGCATTAATGTATGGTTTACGTTATTCTGGCTTTAACTATATGGGTAAAGGAACAACCTATGAGTTTGATGAAGAGGGTAATGTTACCAAAGACCAAGACTACAAATCATGGGAATCTATCAAATATTATCACGGGTTGGAACCTAGAGCATCTGCTAGTTTTATCATTACAGAAGCTACATCTATTAAACTAGGATACAATAGAAACTTCCAATATATTCATCAACTATCAAATACAACTACGAGTAGTCCAACGGATTTATATATACCAACATCTAACAATATAAAACCACAAATAGGTGACCAAGTAGCCTTAGGTTTTTATTATAATTTCAAAAAAGATGAGTACCAAACTTCAGTAGAAACTTATTATAAATGGCTACAAAATCAAATTGACTATAAACCTATGGCCGAATTGATGCTAAATGAAACCTATGAAAATCAGTTAGTATATGGAAAGGGAAGGGCTTATGGAATCGAATTTCAGGTAAAAAAAATCAAAGGAAAATTCACAGGATGGGTAAATTATACACTATCCCGAGCACTTCGTAAGTTTGATGTAATTGATGAAGGAGCCGAATTTCCCGCTCGTCAAGACAGAATCCACGATGTGAATGTAGTATTGATGTATTCTATTAATAAAAAATTGGATGTGAGCGCCAGCTTTGTATATTATACAGGAGATGCGGTAACATATCCTAGTGCTATTTATGAGATAGAAGGATTCAAAGTTCCTTATATTGGGAAAAGAAATGCAAATAGACTTCCTGATTATCACCGTTTAGATATTGGATTAACATGGTATTTGAAAGAACGAAAGCATTTTGAGCACAGTTTGAATTTTTCAATTTATAATGTATATAATCGAGAAAATGCTTTTTCAGTTCGCTTTACTGACGATTATAAAGATAATCCTAAGGGAAATATTGAAGCAGTACAGACTGCATTATTTAAGATAATCCCTTCGATTACTTATAACTTTAAGATTAAATAG
- a CDS encoding DUF4249 domain-containing protein — MRKICIYMSLCLVVLFTSCQKVIKLKVHDSDPIIVIEALYNANKEEVFVKISKSINVFDEPQFPSITGAVVEIFDENGVSSTLADQGDGTYLLSNYVPVFNSVYKMRVQIQGEEYTSSDRLMPVVPLDSIVADFEPFTPMGEGYVTFLSFMDPVGPNYYRAIRTVNDTLKDKVGDLHLFDDGWTDGNQQKAPMIFELFKIGDSVSVDLISYSEKSFKYYLGLSATAGGSTSSPAPANPPKDWTNGALGHFTAFGYDTKKKIIGE, encoded by the coding sequence ATGAGAAAAATATGTATATATATGTCATTGTGCTTGGTCGTTTTATTTACATCATGTCAAAAAGTGATTAAGTTAAAAGTCCATGACTCAGACCCGATAATTGTTATAGAAGCTTTATATAATGCTAATAAAGAAGAAGTCTTTGTGAAAATTTCAAAATCTATTAATGTTTTTGATGAACCTCAATTTCCTTCCATTACTGGTGCTGTAGTAGAAATATTCGATGAAAATGGAGTGTCTTCTACTTTGGCAGATCAGGGCGATGGAACTTATTTATTGAGCAACTACGTTCCTGTTTTTAATAGCGTATATAAAATGAGAGTTCAGATTCAGGGAGAAGAATACACTTCGTCTGATCGCTTAATGCCTGTTGTTCCTCTCGATTCTATCGTAGCAGATTTTGAGCCTTTTACCCCAATGGGAGAAGGTTATGTTACCTTTTTATCTTTTATGGATCCGGTTGGACCTAATTATTACAGGGCAATCCGTACGGTTAACGACACATTGAAAGATAAAGTAGGCGACTTACATTTATTTGATGATGGTTGGACAGATGGAAATCAACAAAAAGCACCTATGATTTTTGAATTATTTAAAATAGGTGATTCTGTAAGTGTAGATTTAATCTCTTATAGTGAAAAATCTTTTAAATACTATCTGGGATTATCAGCCACAGCAGGAGGATCAACTTCATCGCCTGCGCCAGCAAACCCTCCTAAAGACTGGACAAATGGAGCGTTAGGACATTTCACCGCTTTTGGCTACGATACCAAAAAGAAAATAATAGGTGAATAA